DNA sequence from the Vicugna pacos chromosome 35, VicPac4, whole genome shotgun sequence genome:
GATGCAGATGATTTTGGATTTCCCATGGTGAAGACTTTGCAGAGGAAGTATCGTGACTGGGGAAAACAGTTCCAACCGAAGCCAGGTTTAAACATCTCCATCCCTTTGAGGATGTCCACTTACATATTCAAGAGACCACTTACTAGAATCACATCCCACCCTGGCAATGAGGTCAGATGCTGTCATGAGGAGGAAACACTGGACACCCCCCAGCAGCTGTGCTGGCAGAGGAGACTGCAAGGACTCCAGGCGTGCAGCAGCACAGGAGAACCATTGAGTCCTCTGGATCTTGCCAAAGCCTTGCAAAAACTTGTACCAAGAGGCACTGGTGAATCCCTGCCAGGGGTGCACACAGGCGGTCCcaaccccagccccactcctgcccAGTGTTCAGATTTGTCAGAGATGACTCCAGGAGCTGGTCTGGGCATCCCGCAGCTCCTCTGCAGACAGTGTCTGGTCACTGAGGAGGAGATCAGTGATCAGGAAAGGAAAGTGAAGACAGCAAGAGAGAGACTGGCAATAGCACTGACTGCAGACAGACTGGCAAgcaaggcagagagaatgaggggCCAAGAAGGACGTCCTGACAAACACCACAACAAGGAGAGATGATGGTGCCAATGAAATTCCGCATGGCGCTTTATTCATGTCTCTTTGCAGCGTTCTTGCTTTGAGTTTGTGAAACTTtaagatatgctaataaaaaaatttaaacaacaactatactttaaaagagaaaaaaaaggtatACTAATACTTTCCTTTATTGTAAACTCATTTAtgtaacatagaaaacaaagacaGGGCTTTCTGGGGTAAGAAATTGAGTTTCAGGCGGGGAGAGAAAGATGATCTtacctctgtgttgttgtttcatttCTGTTCAATTAGTATGTTATTTATCTGTGTTTTAAAGTTAACAGTTACCAAAGTCATGGGATTGATCAGGTTGTGGCCCTCACAGTTACAGAGCACCAGCTACCTAGTCAGAATGGGTTATTCGTTTGAGGTGATATTCCGCAATAGATCCCAAAACATTTCAATGGGTTTGAACGGATTTTATATCTGTGTTCTCAAGTAAGatatctatttctatttttctgggGTTTGTTGCATGTAATGAAAGGCCAGACTTTCCCTTTTTTCGTAGATCTGTATGTGTTTGAAGTTTGATTCATGAAAATCGACATGCCACTGGGGGGACCCATGCTACCGAGAGAGACTATTTGCAGCATCATTAATCTAACAAGAAGCCTGAGCTTGGTTGTATCCATTTGTCTATTTGCCTGGTCACGTGGGTTGTTCTAGTCAGATTCTCTTCATCATTACTTACTTTTGCCTGATGGATTTATCAGTTTCTTGGAgagatgtgttaaaaaaaaataagactataTGTATATCTTCTTCCCTAAACCGAGTTATATTAAAATGGAATCTTCTTGgggagggagggcatagctcaagtggtagagtgcttgcttagtgtgcatgaagtcctgggttcaatccccagaacttccattaaaaaacaaacaaacaaacctagtgacctcacccccccaaaattttaaaatacataaaacaataaaaaataaaataaaattgtatcttctcTACCATGTGGTAATCATCCAGAACTTTAGTTAGAATGTCtttttaccatttgcagcaacacagatgctcctgaagaatgtcattctaagcgaagtaagccagaaagagaaagaaaaataccatatgaaatcgctcgtatgtggaatctaaaagaaaaaaaaacacaaagcacaaatacaaaacagaaatagactcatagacatagaatacaaacttgtggttgccaagggggcagagggtgggaagggatagactgggatttcaaaattgtagaatagataaacaagattatactgtatagcacagggaaatatatacaagatcttatggtagctcccggaggaaaaaaatgtgacaatgaatatatgttcatgtataactgaaaaattgtgctctacactggaatttgatacaacattgtaaaatgattataaatcaataaaaaatgttaaaaaagaatgtattttaacGTCTTGTTTTAAAACCAATCATTATTTAgccacactgattttttttcttttcctcatgacTCCTTTTATGTTTTGGGGGCTTCACATCGCTTCCTCATGATGTGCATTCTTTACTGGTTCACTTCACGTGGGCCAGGAGCACAGACAGCCTTTCAGAACTCCCCAGACGTGGAGACTGAAGGAACGTTCACAGGCAGACCAAAACCCCAGGAATGTGGGAGTCtttatcttaatttttcttctttttaggttttacttccattttgtttttatttttacttccagttttattgagatataattgacaagcAGCaccatgtaagtttaaggtgtgcagcacAACGATTTGACTTATGAAGTGATGACCACAGTcagtttagtgaacatctgtcATCTCACCTAGGTGCAacattaaacaggaaaaaaaaaactgtccttgTGTTGAGAACtcgatctactctcttaacaactttcataccTAACATGCAGTATGTTAATTCTCTTTACCATGTCGCAcacccctagtacttatttatctgagaaccagaagtttgtatcttttgaccgccttcatccaattccccttcCTCCCATTCCTGACTGtagcaaccacaaatctgatctctttttcaatgagtttctgcgtttgcttgtttgtttctcaaGTATAATCAACCTGTGaaactatgttagttcctggtacacaacataCTGCTTCAGTATTTCtatgcatttcaaaataattaccaTGGTAAGTCTAGCGGTCATCTGTCACCATTCAAAATACAAAGTTACTGACTATATTCAccatactgtacatttcataccagtgaatcatgtattttttaatctgaaattttAATCTCTCTCACCTatgtctctcctccctccatcctttctCCTCTGGAGAGTTTCTCCTCTGCTAtccatgactctgtttctgttttgttatgtttgttcatttgctttgttttttagattccacacataagtgaaatcgtacagtatttgcctttctctgatttatttccttcataataataccctctaggtccaaacatgtttttgcaaatgacaagattttatccttttttatggctgagtagtactgcatgatatatatatatataatacatgtatattatatagagtattccatatatatttatatagcaaATAAAAGCACACATGAAGTCAGGTGCATGCATACAGCTTAACAGCTGTGTGTTACTAAGTTGTTCTTCCAGAAGAACAGCATAAATATCCTTGAGTTGAAAACAGAACTTTTCAAGTGCTACTGAAATTCAGCAGAGAATTAAACTTGAGTGCTCACTTCATCACTTTAGCAATATTCTAACCTGTATTGGCAAAAgatatacttttaatttttaaaagaacaataaaGTCAAGAGAAACtgagatatagatacagatagagAGCTCACATCtgccttatccattcatctactgactGGATTGACTGGCATTTACATTGCTCCTATATCCTGGCTGTCACAAGCAGTGTTGCCATGaatataggggtgcatatatcttctcAAAGTAGCTAAATGCTTAGGAGTGTAATTGCTGGCTTGGATGGTAGTTCTATCACtaatttttgaggactctccataatgtttttcatattggctgcacaaatttacattgccaccaaccGAGTATTAAGAGTTCCCATGTCCCCACATCCGTACCAACActatttatttgttgtctttttgaggacagccattctgacaggtgtgaggtgataacttcaCTGTGGTTTTTGACTTGCACTttcctgatgatgagtgatggtGAGCATCTTCTCACGTTCCTGCaggccatctgtatgtcctctttggaaaaaatgtaagGTCCTGCATAttttttaataggttttttttttttaagtcaagctGCATgagttattttggtttttttttttttgcataagttctttatatatgttggatactAACCCCTTGTTGGACACACCGTTCGtaaatacattatctcatttagtaggtggccttttcattttgttgatcatttcttccactgtgcaaacgttttttagtttgatatagtcccatttgtttatttttattctcatttcccttgcctgaggaggcagtgccaaaaaaagagaaaattcctaAAACCGGTGTCAAAGAGTATACTGCCTATGTCTTCTAGAAACTTTATGGTCTCAGGTCTTACATTAAAGTctttatttaatccattttgaatttacttttgtaTATAGTATAAAAGGAGTCCAATTTGATTCTTTTGTGTGTAGCTATCTACTTTTCTCAACACCGTTTATAGAAGAGGCTGTCTTTTaaccattgtatattcttgcctcctttgttgcaaGATTAACTATCCTTATAAGTTTGGGCTTATTTCAgtgctgtctattctgttccattgatctatgtgtctctgtttttgtgccagtaccacactgttttgattactatagctttgtagtagaaTTTGAAATCGGGAAGATTGCtacctcctcttttttcttcttactaAGACTGTGTTGGCTGTTtgcagtcttttgtgtttccatacacattttagaagTACTTGTtctaggagggagggtatagctcaagtggtagagggcatgcttagcatgcaggaggtcctgggttcaatccccagtacctcctctaagaataaataaataaacctaattacctccaccaccaaaaaaattacttgttttagttctgtgaaaaatgtaattGGTAtcttgatagggactgcattgaaTCTCTAGATTGTTGTACATGTCCTGATCTTGGAGAACTGGCCTTCTGTCACAAATGCCCAGGGGGCTTTAGCACATGCCCCGCTGAAGCAGAACTACATTCCCTAGGAGTGCCCCTCTGTGGGCTGCATGGGTCCTACTGCTGTGGTGGGGTGACAACTGTAAACATGCTGGTAGGTATGGTTGGCCCCCTGTGTGCATGGTTGAAGTCCCTGCCTTGTGTGAAGGATACTGGTCgttggtgggtgaggctgggtcCTGGCATGCTGGTTGCTTGGCCAGAGGAGGTCTTggtgctggctcactggtggaTGGAGCTTAGTCCCAGCATGGTTGGCTGCAGGCCCAGGGGTCCCAGAACTAGTGTGCTGCTGTTCATGGGCAGGACCATGGCCTGGAGGCCCCAGGGTTGGTGTTGCCCTGCTGGTGGGGATCCCAGTTCCTGACACGGCTGGCTGTGGGGTCTGCTGTGCCCAGGAAGTGGTGATGGTCCACTTGTGCATGGGTCCAGATCCCAGAGCAGCTGGCTGAGGTGCTCAAGGTgtcccggagctggtgctggctgaTGTAGGATGGAGCTGTTTCCCACCCACTAGTGGGTAATGTCATGCCCTAGGGCTAGTGCCAGCCCACTGATGGGTGGACTGGGTCCTGGGTTCTATGGCTTGGGACCTGAGGATGCtggtgctggtgggtggggcaagGACCACAGTGGGTGCCAGGGCTGGTGCTCACCTAACTGTTGTGCAGGGCCAGGCAAACCTGAGGAGTTTAGGTGTCTTTTTTCCTAACGTGTAACTTTTTTGAATATTTCATGATTATGGTCCTATAGCTTTCGTTGTGGAAAGTTTTTTATAATTGTAGTTTTTGGTTAGTTGTTTTGGCTCTTTATTGATTTGATTCATCTACTAGACATACgcaatttcttattttttgtgtCAGTTTTGGTACAGTGGTTTTTATAACATGGGGAATTTCAACCTCTATTGTCTAATTATTAGTTTCAGGGTGAAGCCCAGTGTCTGccaagggcaggagggaggaaagTGCCCTGGAGACCTTAGTGCAACCTTTTCACCCTGGTCTTGCCTCTGAGACCGACCCTCACATGGGCACCTCCTTGCCAGGCATCCAGGCTCTGCTGGCCTCAGGAAAGGCCCCAGAACAAGACCAGGACAGGCCCAGGGCTCTGCATGGTCCTGAGGAGGTGGGGGGGGCACTTCCCACTTCCCAAGGTcctctaacccctaaccctaaaacATGTTCACTAACTGTCCTGACATTTTGTGCAGAATTTGGATGAAGGTGTGAGTCTGAAGAGAGCTCTTCACCTGGTGATGGATTATGTGGATAAGAGTGGGGAAAAAGATGGGTTGTGGAGGCCAGTTATTTACATCAATCACCATTTGGGGGAACGATAAATCCTAAGGTTGACGTGACTCTGGGAGACTGGGGTGctcactgtgtgtgtgttgaggggagaAAGTGGGTGATGTCTGAGATCCCAGAATTGGGGTAAATGAGAGAGTGAAGTGTTCATGAATTATGGGATTGAAGTAAGCAATTAGGGAAACTAACAAGTTACTAGAAAGTTTGATGAAAAACAGGATGTTTACATAGCTTCAAAGCAACACCTGCTAAAATACTTacacaaagaataaaagaataactTTATGGTGGAGAAGTTTGGCTGGCAAAATCCGAACCAGGTGGTCGAGACGAACACCACGGGAGATGAGGTGAGCAAAACCATGTGCTGCTGGGAGGACACGGCGAGGACCCAGCAGCATTCCCAGGGTATCCTTTCTAAAAATGTACACCCCAAGTTCCAGGGCAACGTCAGACATGGCACTTGGGGGGTGTTCTACAGAGTAACTGGCTTGTAGTCCTCCAGTATCAAGGTCATGGGAGCCCCGGAAAAACCAGGGACTGCTCCAGGCTGAAGGGTACTGAAAGAGATGTCAGGTAAACGTAGCCCATGTTATGAGGCAGAGTTGGATTCTTTCACAATTCAGGGCATTCTTGGGACAACTAACAACTTTCATAGGCGCTGGCAACTAGGAGGGGGCAAAGCATTGAGGTCCTGATTTTGATGAATTCCAGCCTGCGGCTGTGAGGGCAGAGTTCCATACCCGATAAACACGTGCAAGTCCCAAGAATGGTGGGGCACCAGCTAAGTGGCTCATTCTTATATggttcaaggacagaaatctctgtatcctgtgttcaacattttgtAAGTTTTCGACTGGTTCAAAATAAAAGCatgttttaaaatggaaagacCTGAGCTGGAGGGAACCTAGCCTGGGAGCAGCTGTCCAAACGGACCGCCCGTCGCTCCTGAGGGAAGTGGGGTGATGGTGAGGTGGGAAGCGCCATAAAAAATACCAGCAGGACCCCCACTgcgttctccaactctctgagtgctgcttggtctctcgcccggatccagaaggctgtcacaactgagctgtaacaccgagctgtaacgcATTTTTCTGCAACAACGGGAAGGGTGCAGCCAAGGGCCCTTGGGCGGGAGACTGAGCACAGGCGGTCTCCGCTGAGACACCCCCTCCCTGGGAAGCTCCCGTGTCTTCCAGGCATCCAGGTTTCTCAGAGGCTCcacacctcaccccacccccccccccgaccACTGCAAGTGCCCCTGGCTCCCCAGCTTCCCTGCCCCGTCCTGTGAGCCCTGAGGGCACAGATGTGGCTTTGCCCCCTGCTGTATCTCATCTGTGGCCCCCAACAAGGGGGAGGCCAGGTCAGGGGCCCCTTCCTGGAGGTGGCTGTCCTGGGCGTCAAAGTCACCAGGCAGAGAGGGTCAGCGGCACCAGGGTCTGTGCGCCTGGCCCCGCTGCTTCCTCCTCCAGGGCGGTTTCTTGTTCCCAGGAGGAACCAGGTAAAGGGCAGCCTGCAGAGATGCCCCCTGGACGCTGCTTGTGAAACAGAGGTGCTGGAAATGATCCGAACGCCCATCCGTCTGGGACCAATGCATTGACTGTGCACTCGTCTGTGAAAGGCCGGCCGGGCATGAGAGGGCCAGACGTCCAGGACACACTTGAGTGAATGAGAATGAGGGAGTTCAGAACATCAAACTTTTAATTGAACAGAACATTGGTGCAGCAAACACAGTGAATCCCAGGCTGAGGGGAAGGGGCCCGTCCCACCCTAGCTGGCTCTCCCCAAGCACTCGAGCCTCTGAGGA
Encoded proteins:
- the LOC116277076 gene encoding methyl-CpG-binding domain protein 3-like 1 isoform X1 encodes the protein MVKTLQRKYRDWGKQFQPKPGLNISIPLRMSTYIFKRPLTRITSHPGNEVRCCHEEETLDTPQQLCWQRRLQGLQACSSTGEPLSPLDLAKALQKLVPRGTGESLPGVHTGGPNPSPTPAQCSDLSEMTPGAGLGIPQLLCRQCLVTEEEISDQERKVKTARERLAIALTADRLASKAERMRGQEGRPDKHHNKER